In the genome of Labrus mixtus chromosome 21, fLabMix1.1, whole genome shotgun sequence, one region contains:
- the daglb gene encoding diacylglycerol lipase-beta, which yields MPGMVVFGRRWGIASDDLVFPGCFELFFRLLWWIGTMTLFTYHKGNFDCNGRGVLHSYLVGLLVVLALIILSLSATVYVSAQGTITNPGPRRSMPALVYLRALLYIPELVWACLGAVWVSDDSKGCDPATVGAVIAAVVASWIILLFTAIGVVFVFDPLGNPRPRPAAMEPLGVRDLQSNEGTQFFSTARSLAVKVWESRLRLMCCCLPQDESHRAAFSSISQLVSGFFSDTDLVPSDIAAGLALLHQEQDKMERSRDPEVEVDHSPSSPIGEDLETELEKAAHCMQFAAAAYGWPLYVYANLFTGPCKLSGDCCRSHAAEYDIVGGDHLGCHFSSILHSTGLQYRDFIHVSVHNQIYEIPFFVALDHKREAVLVAVRGTLSLKDVLTDLSAECENLPIEGVTGACYAHKGMCQAAGYIYKKLVNDGILNQAFSIAPEYKLVITGHSLGAGTASLLAILLRNSFPTLQCYSFSPPGGLLSKALADYSKDFVVSVVLGKDLVPRLSIPNMEDLKRRILKIVSNCNKPKYRILLQGCWYELFGGDPDDFPTEMDNRREEELSQPLLGEESLIIRHSSSYQSLASDDSPAHTAAHLPLFLPGRILHITEDGPSRRSCFSQVRYRADWSNEMAFRSVLISPRMLADHMPDAVLRALSSLTSDRPFPLCPSSLNNSSQHNAI from the exons ATGCCTGGGATGGTCGTGTTTGGTCGGCGGTGGGGGATTGCCAGTGATGACCTTGTTTTCCCCGGATGTTTTGAACTCTTCTTTCGTCTGCTTTG gtGGATTGGCACCATGACCCTGTTCACTTATCACAAGGGAAATTTTGATTGTAATGGAAGAGGAGTTCTTCACAGCTATCTGGTGGGACTGTTGGTCGTGTTGGCGCTCATCATCCTGTCGTTATCTGCCACTGTCTACGTCAGCGCCCAAG GTACCATTACAAACCCCGGCCCACGGCGCTCCATGCCAGCCCTCGTGTATCTGCGAGCTCTCTTGTACATCCCTGAGCTGGTGTGGGCCTGTCTTGGAGCTGTCTGGGTGTCTGACGACAGCAAAGGCTGTGATCCTGCCACAGTGGGAGCTGTCATAGCGGCAGTCGTTGCCAG CTGGATCATCCTGCTGTTCACTGCTATcggtgttgtgtttgtgtttgacccGCTTGGTAACCCGCGTCCCCGGCCTGCTGCCATGGAGCCGCTGGGAGTACGAGACCTGCAGAGCAACGAGGGCACCCAGTTCTTCTCCACAGCTCGCTCCCTGGCTGTAAAGGTGTGGGAGAGCCGGCTGCGGCTCATGTGCTGCTGTCTGCCACAAGACGAAAGCCACCGAGCAGCGTTCTCCAGCATCTCCCAGCTCGTCAGTGGATTTTTCTCT GACACAGACCTTGTCCCCAGTGACATCGCAGCTGGTCTGGCTTTGCTGCACCAGGAGCAGGATAAGATGGAGCGAAGCAGAGACCCAGAGGTCGAAGTTGATCACAGTCCTTCCTCCCCCATC GGAGAAGATTTGGAGACAGAGTTGGAGAAAGCAGCTCACTGTATGCAGTTTGCTGCAGCGGCTTATGGCTGGCCGCTGTATGTTTACGCCAACCTCTTCACTGGACCCTGCAAGCTCAGTGGAGATTG CTGTAGGAGTCATGCAGCAGAGTACGACATTGTGGGGGGAGACCACCTTGGCTGTCActtctcctccatcctgcaCAGCACTGGTCTGCAGTACAGAGACTTCATCCACGTCAGCGTCCACAACCAG ATCTATGAGATTCCGTTCTTTGTGGCTTTGGATCATAAGAGGGAGGCTGTCCTGGTGGCTGTCAGAGGAACGCTGTCTCTGAAG GACGTCCTGACAGACCTGTCTGCTGAATGTGAGAACCTGCCTATAGAAGGAGTGACCGGAGCCTGCTACGCTCACAAG GGCATGTGCCAAGCAGCAGGTTACATCTACAAGAAGCTGGTGAATGATGGCATCCTGAACCAGGCTTTCTCCATAGCACCG GAGTATAAACTGGTGATCACTGGTCACAGTCTGGGAGCTGGCACCGCTTCACTTCTAGCCATCCTGTTGCGCAATTCTTTCCCCACCCTGCAGTGCTACTCTTTCTCTCCACCAGGGGGACTCCTCAG TAAAGCTCTAGCTGATTACTCCAAGGACTTTGTGGTCTCTGTTGTGCTTGGGAAGGATTTGGTTCCCAG attaagcATTCCCAATATGGAGGATCTGAAGAGGAGGATTCTTAAAATAGTTTCCAACTGCAATAAGCCAAAG tacCGCATCCTGCTGCAGGGGTGTTGGTATGAGCTGTTTGGGGGAGACCCTGACGACTTCCCCACTGAGATGGAtaacaggagggaggaggagcttAGCCAGCCGCTGCTTGGAGAGGAGTCACTGATCATACGCCACTCGTCATCCTATCAGAGCCTGGCGTCGGACgactcacctgcacacacagcagcacatttaCCTCTGTTCCTGCCCGGACGCATTCTGCATATCACAGAAGACGGGCCGTCACGGAG GTCCTGCTTTTCCCAGGTCCGGTACCGTGCTGACTGGTCCAATGAAATGGCGTTCAGGAGTGTTTTGATCAGTCCCAGGATGTTAGCAGATCACATGCCTGACGCTGTGCTCCGAGCACTCAGCAGCCTGACTAGCGACAGACCCTTCCCCCTGTGCCCGTCGTCTTTAAACAACAGcagccagcacaatgcaatCTGA
- the mrpl58 gene encoding peptidyl-tRNA hydrolase ICT1, mitochondrial produces the protein MAAHIARRASLLRSVIFPHAAKLRSVVRDVNNNLQPTIGYATRGTDITQEDQVHVPVDRLTVSYSRSSGPGGQHVNKVSTKAEIRFHLLTAEWIPEEVRRKIFEKNKNRINKAGELLVTSELSRSQQRNLTDCIQKISAIIAEASEKPHEPTAEDIALRAARLQKRDKERLRQKKINSAIKQSRRLDFE, from the exons ATGGCGGCACACATAGCTCGACGAGCTTCTTTACTCCGGAGTGTAATCTTTCCACATGCTGCAAAACTGAGGAGTGTTGTTAGAGACGTAAACAACAATTTACAACCGACTATAGGTTACGCGACACGAGGGACTGACATCACACAG gAAGACCAAGTGCATGTTCCAGTag ACCGTCTGACAGTATCTTACAGCAGAAGCAGCGGTCCTGGTGGTCAGCATGTCAATAAAG TCAGCACAAAAGCAGAGATTCGATTCCATTTGCTAACAGCGGAGTGGATCCCAGAAGAAGTTCGACGCAAAATCTTTGAAAAG AACAAAAACCGAATCAATAAGGCCGGGGAGCTGCTGGTGACCTCAGAGCTGAGCAGGAGTCAGCAGAGAAACCTCACTGATTGTATACAAAAGATTTCTGCCATCATCGCTGAGGCTAGCGAGAAGCCACATGAGCCTACAGCAGAGGACATAGCTCTTCGGGCAGCCAG GTTACAGAAGAGGGACAAGGAGAGACTCAGACAGAAGAAGATTAACTCGGCTATCAAGCAGAGCAGACGACTGGATTTTGAATAA